In one window of Rhodanobacter sp. FDAARGOS 1247 DNA:
- a CDS encoding DUF1631 family protein — translation MDVGHDRRHSFASHQGGRTSARWPARAQRLFETSYTLCVEGLQEPLRRCLGEFEKQLFALAERAHNAGVQQDCFASRQRVLQDRAAFAQRFMEQLGAALDQVDERNPDSAESAGNEKSWQVLELVDPGEQEVAMMLEQLGARGEVRHSNTLYELGYRLAVLIGAPPLEGPALPLGPHAMARACHAASSEFELPLKHQLLLLQHFDQWVIQPLGPLYESINAQLKADGILPQLRSIPIPRNIGKRSRTTGAGGEAAGEAATTPASLGASATPAHASGGAPGAPIEVLESLRDLLAQQRAVQGGLSGGSAGRAASEDELQSALGALQQHLAQVTDQASRELRTAARLREELVAQLNFGKPAGAPRTQLSDEQGDTVELVARLFEQLGHQLQQGGNASHLLTDLQLPVLRMAVADHGFFEKREHPARRLLDTVTAAANDWLDGSDDESNRPLASKLEQLVSRANQEPPSAGLYTTLLADIEHHLALLTRKAQAAERRHVEAAQGRERLDQARRRAGELMAERFAQSPPRGLLRALLDRAWSDVLALTLLRHGEQSEAFREQLKITDQLLGRLPVDDRLHLQTEVESGLQQIGMHAEEAVQVAQRLLGAGTPDPSTELPSATDLALRLKQHQRLGEQQSSHETMAGPAAAPPSPRKSTTAPAARSEPAPPHAPAAAATSQQQDDAVDPRVRRIEQHLKELPFGSWFEFIDPASGQISRRKLAWYSPMSGRCLLVSRRGQRGEEMSLTQLAHEVASGRVCEVPAQPDSLLDRAWRSLTGSLQPRRPPSGSARP, via the coding sequence ATGGATGTCGGACACGATCGACGTCACTCGTTTGCGTCGCATCAGGGCGGCAGGACTAGCGCGCGCTGGCCTGCGCGTGCGCAGCGCCTGTTCGAAACCAGTTACACGCTGTGCGTGGAAGGACTGCAGGAACCCCTGCGGCGCTGCCTGGGCGAATTCGAGAAACAGCTGTTTGCGCTGGCCGAGCGCGCCCACAATGCCGGCGTCCAGCAGGATTGCTTCGCCAGTCGGCAACGCGTGCTGCAGGATCGCGCCGCGTTTGCCCAGCGCTTCATGGAACAGCTCGGCGCCGCGCTCGACCAGGTAGACGAGCGCAACCCCGACTCGGCCGAGTCGGCCGGCAACGAGAAGTCGTGGCAGGTGCTCGAACTGGTCGACCCGGGCGAGCAGGAAGTGGCCATGATGCTCGAACAGCTGGGCGCCCGCGGCGAGGTCCGCCACAGCAACACCCTGTACGAACTGGGTTACCGGCTGGCGGTACTGATCGGCGCGCCGCCGCTGGAAGGCCCGGCGCTGCCCCTCGGTCCTCACGCCATGGCCAGGGCCTGCCACGCCGCCAGCAGCGAGTTCGAGCTGCCGCTCAAGCACCAGCTGCTGTTGCTGCAGCACTTCGATCAGTGGGTGATCCAGCCGCTGGGCCCGCTGTACGAGAGCATCAACGCCCAGCTCAAGGCCGACGGCATCCTGCCGCAGCTGCGCAGCATCCCGATCCCGCGGAACATCGGCAAGCGATCCCGCACCACCGGCGCCGGCGGTGAGGCCGCCGGCGAAGCCGCGACGACACCGGCAAGCCTCGGCGCAAGCGCCACGCCCGCCCATGCATCGGGCGGCGCGCCGGGAGCGCCGATCGAGGTACTGGAATCCCTGCGCGATCTGCTGGCGCAGCAACGCGCCGTCCAGGGCGGTCTCAGCGGCGGCTCCGCCGGGCGCGCGGCCAGCGAGGACGAACTGCAGTCGGCACTGGGCGCCTTGCAGCAGCACCTGGCCCAGGTCACCGACCAGGCCAGCCGCGAACTGCGCACCGCCGCCCGCCTGCGCGAGGAACTGGTGGCCCAGCTCAACTTCGGCAAGCCCGCCGGCGCGCCACGCACCCAGCTCAGCGACGAACAGGGCGACACGGTGGAGCTGGTCGCGCGCCTGTTCGAGCAGCTCGGCCATCAGCTGCAGCAGGGCGGCAACGCCAGCCACCTGCTGACCGACCTGCAGTTGCCGGTGCTGCGCATGGCCGTGGCCGACCATGGCTTCTTCGAGAAACGCGAGCACCCGGCACGCCGGCTGCTGGACACCGTCACCGCCGCCGCCAACGACTGGCTGGACGGCAGCGACGACGAAAGCAACCGGCCGCTGGCGAGCAAGCTGGAGCAATTGGTCAGCCGCGCCAACCAGGAGCCGCCCAGCGCCGGCCTGTACACCACCTTGCTGGCCGACATCGAACATCATCTGGCCCTGCTCACGCGCAAGGCGCAGGCCGCCGAGCGGCGCCACGTGGAAGCGGCCCAGGGTCGCGAGCGACTCGACCAGGCACGTCGCCGCGCCGGCGAGCTGATGGCCGAGCGGTTCGCGCAATCGCCACCGCGTGGCCTGCTGCGCGCCCTGCTCGACCGCGCCTGGTCGGACGTGCTGGCGCTGACCCTGCTGCGCCACGGCGAACAGAGCGAGGCGTTCCGCGAGCAACTGAAGATCACCGACCAGCTGCTCGGCCGCCTGCCGGTCGACGACCGCCTGCACCTGCAGACGGAAGTGGAATCGGGCCTGCAGCAGATCGGCATGCACGCCGAAGAGGCGGTGCAGGTGGCCCAGCGGCTGCTGGGCGCCGGCACGCCGGACCCCTCCACCGAGCTACCCAGCGCCACCGACCTGGCGCTGCGCCTGAAGCAGCACCAGCGGCTGGGCGAGCAACAGTCCAGCCACGAAACGATGGCAGGCCCGGCCGCCGCCCCGCCGTCCCCGCGCAAAAGCACGACCGCGCCGGCGGCCCGCAGCGAACCGGCGCCGCCGCATGCGCCGGCCGCCGCGGCGACGTCGCAGCAGCAGGATGACGCGGTCGATCCGCGGGTGCGGCGCATCGAACAGCATCTGAAGGAACTGCCGTTCGGCAGCTGGTTCGAGTTCATCGACCCGGCCAGCGGGCAGATCTCCCGACGCAAGCTGGCCTGGTACTCGCCGATGTCCGGCCGCTGCCTGCTGGTCAGCCGGCGCGGCCAGCGCGGCGAGGAAATGAGCCTGACCCAGCTTGCCCATGAAGTCGCCAGCGGCCGCGTCTGCGAAGTGCCGGCC
- a CDS encoding LysM domain-containing protein, which yields MRPTRSVVVSPSAPRATGVARTVGTDASFATIVDELQHGHYAEGEQALRQHLARHPGDRAAQAMLHQLTGDPQQLLGRSSQAHVVQEGESYSLLAARHLGDARRFLILARYNGSTNPSRLQVGQTVQLPMSGAAVPADAEPAVAGTGEAGRGATGEPSAPAQADARRPVAAVAESSAQKARRLQKESVALLGQGQRQQALARLDEALTIDPRLPPGGSGAASLRKDLLAGCHQRAIVLYRNQQLDPAIALWDHVLAIDPDYEPATIYRARALELKQRLKQF from the coding sequence GTGCGACCGACCCGTTCCGTGGTGGTCAGCCCTTCGGCCCCGCGCGCGACGGGTGTTGCCCGCACGGTGGGCACTGATGCGTCGTTTGCGACGATCGTCGACGAGCTGCAGCATGGTCATTACGCGGAAGGCGAACAGGCGCTGCGCCAGCATCTGGCGAGGCATCCGGGCGATCGTGCGGCGCAGGCCATGCTGCACCAGCTCACCGGCGATCCGCAGCAGTTGCTTGGCCGTTCGTCGCAGGCCCATGTGGTGCAGGAAGGTGAGTCCTACAGCTTGCTGGCGGCTCGTCATCTCGGTGATGCCCGCCGGTTCCTGATCCTGGCGCGCTACAACGGTTCGACCAACCCCTCGCGCTTGCAGGTGGGCCAGACGGTGCAGTTGCCGATGTCCGGGGCCGCTGTCCCGGCGGATGCGGAGCCGGCGGTGGCTGGCACCGGCGAAGCCGGTCGTGGCGCCACGGGCGAGCCGTCGGCACCGGCGCAGGCGGATGCGCGACGCCCCGTGGCGGCAGTCGCGGAATCATCGGCGCAGAAGGCGCGACGGTTGCAGAAGGAAAGCGTGGCCCTGCTCGGCCAGGGGCAACGACAGCAGGCGCTGGCGCGCCTCGACGAAGCCTTGACCATCGATCCGCGGCTGCCGCCGGGCGGGTCCGGGGCGGCGTCCCTGCGCAAGGATCTGCTGGCCGGATGCCACCAGCGGGCCATCGTGCTGTATCGCAACCAGCAGCTGGACCCGGCCATCGCGTTGTGGGACCACGTGCTGGCCATCGATCCGGACTATGAGCCGGCCACCATCTACCGCGCCCGCGCGCTCGAGTTGAAGCAGCGGCTCAAGCAGTTCTGA
- a CDS encoding protein kinase yields MTARAIPSKVGRYRIDGVLGEGAMAVVYAGFDPDIQRAVAIKCLHREVAADPVYRDRFLVEARAAGHLTHPHIVTIFDVGETDDGSPYIAMERLSGETLASRVSREGFPSLPAIMELAGQVAAALDYAHAQGVVHHDIKPENIMLAEGWQHAKVNDFGIAERRGGQDRPGATRTQIAGTPAYMAPEHLRGEPTDARSDLFSLGVVLYWLLTGKLPWPETGDIRQLIRARQRLPNPSIQPRDPSAPSILVGIVHTLLAPAATERYQRGSEVVADLRLARREYERLHERPLTSHITSLRLRWVGVLGATLSLTLLLGLAAIHAKQNAAVTGLALDFGSSLGRMVANESAENLLLGDRAATRALVESIARNQQIHYLAIADRYGEIIASTQADEVGTRLPALTGKKPLSRSDDIDSYRGSDTGAPGRDEMLLFDVPVHYQTATVGELHLGISDAPLRAASKTTLWVIIAVLVVTLVAVIGATYWLSRQLLTLLDLLGNAMLRVARGDFRYRIRLVRRDELGRLFAAFNLMNGALQGRRRHPGETAAAATVEDVTRPTLILPVADGQAVDGDDDTHHPS; encoded by the coding sequence GTGACCGCGCGCGCGATCCCGTCGAAGGTCGGTCGCTACCGCATCGACGGCGTCCTCGGCGAGGGCGCGATGGCCGTCGTCTACGCCGGCTTCGACCCGGACATCCAGCGTGCGGTGGCGATCAAGTGCCTGCACCGGGAGGTTGCCGCCGACCCCGTCTATCGCGACCGCTTCCTGGTCGAGGCGCGAGCCGCCGGCCACCTCACCCATCCCCACATCGTCACCATCTTCGACGTGGGAGAGACCGACGACGGCAGTCCGTACATCGCGATGGAGCGGCTCTCCGGCGAGACGCTGGCCAGCCGCGTCAGTCGCGAGGGTTTTCCTTCACTGCCGGCGATCATGGAGCTGGCCGGACAGGTCGCCGCCGCACTCGACTACGCCCACGCCCAGGGCGTCGTGCACCACGACATCAAGCCCGAGAACATCATGCTGGCCGAGGGCTGGCAACACGCCAAGGTCAACGATTTCGGCATCGCCGAACGACGCGGCGGGCAAGACAGGCCCGGCGCCACGCGCACCCAGATCGCCGGCACGCCGGCCTACATGGCGCCGGAGCACCTGCGCGGCGAACCGACCGACGCACGCAGCGACCTGTTCTCGCTGGGTGTGGTGCTGTACTGGCTGCTCACCGGCAAGCTGCCATGGCCGGAGACCGGCGACATCCGGCAGCTGATCCGTGCGCGCCAGCGCCTGCCCAACCCGTCGATCCAGCCACGCGACCCGTCCGCGCCGTCAATCCTGGTCGGCATCGTGCACACCTTGCTGGCGCCCGCGGCGACGGAGCGCTATCAGCGGGGAAGCGAAGTCGTCGCCGACCTGCGGCTGGCCCGACGCGAGTACGAGCGCCTGCACGAACGGCCGCTGACCAGCCACATCACCTCGCTGCGCCTGCGCTGGGTCGGCGTCCTCGGCGCCACGCTCAGCCTCACCCTGCTGCTGGGACTGGCGGCGATCCACGCCAAGCAGAACGCCGCCGTCACCGGCCTGGCGCTGGATTTCGGCAGCTCGCTGGGGCGCATGGTCGCCAACGAATCGGCGGAGAACCTGCTGCTCGGCGATCGCGCCGCCACCCGCGCACTGGTCGAGAGCATCGCCCGCAACCAGCAGATCCACTATCTGGCCATCGCCGATCGTTATGGCGAAATCATCGCCAGCACGCAGGCGGATGAGGTCGGCACCCGGCTGCCGGCGCTGACCGGGAAGAAGCCGCTGTCGCGATCGGACGATATCGACAGCTATCGGGGCAGCGATACCGGCGCCCCCGGCCGCGACGAGATGCTGCTGTTCGACGTGCCGGTCCATTACCAGACGGCCACGGTGGGCGAACTGCATCTGGGCATCAGCGACGCGCCGCTGCGGGCAGCCAGCAAGACCACGCTGTGGGTCATCATCGCCGTGCTGGTGGTGACGCTGGTCGCGGTGATCGGCGCCACGTACTGGCTGTCGCGGCAATTGCTGACCCTGCTGGACCTGCTCGGCAACGCGATGCTGCGGGTGGCGCGGGGCGACTTCCGCTACCGCATCCGGCTGGTTCGCCGCGACGAACTTGGCCGGCTGTTCGCCGCATTCAACCTGATGAACGGTGCGCTGCAGGGCCGTCGGCGACATCCCGGGGAAACGGCCGCCGCCGCCACCGTGGAAGACGTCACCCGACCTACGCTGATCCTGCCGGTGGCGGACGGCCAGGCTGTAGACGGCGACGACGACACACACCACCCATCCTGA
- a CDS encoding FHA domain-containing protein: MNGHNQTPTDPADKRSSGPQGTRFFSTEMLRRYTSEAEAPLDGLASVHQPVLEGISPGLAGRRFTLNEGRQTIGRGNDNHIVVDDPSVSASHAWITNKQGRHIIMNTLSTNGTFVNDKRIHMTMLKHSDHIRLGHAEFVFLTREHDVRRAANGRRIAAGALVLMAVVALAWWLI, encoded by the coding sequence ATGAACGGCCACAACCAGACACCGACGGACCCGGCCGACAAACGCTCCTCCGGACCGCAGGGAACCCGCTTCTTTTCGACCGAGATGTTGCGCCGGTACACCAGCGAGGCCGAAGCGCCCCTGGATGGCCTGGCCAGCGTGCACCAGCCGGTGCTCGAGGGAATCAGTCCCGGGCTGGCGGGCCGGCGCTTCACCCTGAACGAGGGCAGGCAGACCATCGGCCGGGGCAACGACAACCACATCGTCGTCGACGACCCGAGCGTGTCCGCCTCGCATGCCTGGATCACCAACAAGCAGGGCCGCCACATCATCATGAACACGCTGTCCACCAATGGCACGTTCGTGAACGACAAGCGCATCCACATGACGATGCTGAAGCACAGCGACCACATCCGGCTGGGTCACGCGGAGTTCGTGTTCCTGACCCGCGAACACGATGTACGCCGCGCCGCAAACGGGCGCCGGATCGCGGCCGGGGCGCTGGTGCTCATGGCCGTGGTCGCGCTGGCCTGGTGGCTGATCTGA
- the hemW gene encoding radical SAM family heme chaperone HemW, with amino-acid sequence MSLIAPPLSLYVHMPWCVKKCPYCDFNSHGLRSEPPPYAEYIDHLLADLDADRADFAAALDGRPVISIFFGGGTPSLFSPELIERLLDGVRERLPLADDAEITLETNPGTVEHGRFDGYLAAGVNRISFGVQSFDDDKLRRLGRIHSANEAEAAVKSAQDAGYDNINLDLMYALPQQDLDGALADVERAVALQPTHVSHYQLTLEPNTVFAANPPPLPDDDDAWAMQEACEARLAAAGYGQYEISAYARPGRRCVHNLNYWQFGDYLGIGAGAHGKLSDAASGDIHRRWKTRGPRAYMDAAAGPARIGGDNRVEASELPFEYMLNALRLIDGVPMAAFAERTGLPAERIAGGLAAARQRGWLRDDPDRLHATALGQRFLNDVIASFLD; translated from the coding sequence ATGAGCCTGATCGCGCCACCGCTGTCGCTGTACGTGCACATGCCGTGGTGCGTGAAGAAGTGCCCGTACTGCGACTTCAATTCACACGGCCTGCGCAGCGAGCCGCCGCCGTACGCGGAGTACATCGACCACCTGCTGGCCGACCTCGACGCGGACCGCGCAGATTTCGCCGCGGCGCTGGATGGCCGCCCCGTCATCAGCATCTTCTTCGGCGGCGGCACGCCCAGCCTGTTTTCGCCGGAACTGATCGAGCGCCTGCTCGACGGCGTGCGCGAGCGCCTGCCGCTGGCCGATGACGCGGAGATCACCCTGGAAACCAATCCCGGCACCGTCGAGCATGGCCGCTTCGACGGTTACCTGGCCGCCGGGGTCAACCGCATCTCGTTCGGCGTGCAGAGCTTCGACGACGACAAGCTGCGCCGGCTCGGCCGCATCCACTCGGCGAACGAGGCCGAGGCCGCGGTGAAGTCGGCGCAGGACGCCGGCTACGACAACATCAACCTCGACCTGATGTACGCGCTGCCGCAGCAGGACCTCGACGGCGCCCTGGCCGACGTGGAACGCGCCGTCGCGCTGCAGCCCACCCACGTCTCGCACTACCAGCTCACCCTGGAGCCGAACACCGTGTTCGCCGCGAACCCGCCGCCGCTGCCGGACGACGACGATGCGTGGGCGATGCAGGAAGCCTGCGAGGCGCGCCTGGCCGCCGCCGGCTACGGCCAGTACGAAATCTCCGCCTACGCCAGGCCCGGCCGGCGCTGCGTGCACAACCTCAACTACTGGCAGTTCGGCGACTACCTCGGCATCGGCGCCGGGGCCCACGGCAAGCTCAGCGACGCCGCCAGCGGCGACATCCACCGCCGCTGGAAGACCCGCGGCCCGCGCGCCTACATGGACGCCGCCGCCGGCCCCGCACGCATCGGTGGCGACAACCGGGTGGAGGCCAGCGAGCTGCCGTTCGAATACATGCTCAACGCGCTGCGACTGATCGACGGCGTGCCGATGGCGGCCTTCGCCGAGCGCACCGGCCTGCCGGCCGAACGCATCGCTGGCGGCCTGGCCGCCGCCCGCCAGCGCGGCTGGCTGCGCGACGATCCGGATCGCCTGCACGCCACCGCACTCGGCCAGCGCTTCCTCAACGATGTCATTGCCAGCTTTCTCGATTGA